The nucleotide window AAGCGTTTCGCAGAACATTCAGTGAGCTGGCAGAAATTGACGGTTTTGCTGGGGCTATAGGAATAGATAGTTACGGAAATATCCATTTTCAGGAAAGTCATCCCACTATGGTATTTGCTGCATATGACGGAGAAAAACACATGATGTTTAAGTAATAAATCTGTAACGCATTAAATATTTTTAATTAAGTATCTTTTTAATATAAATTTAAGACATATTCCACTTCCTTTGGCACAGAATTTACAGTTCCTAGCGTAACATTTATTATTAACAAACAAATATTAAAACTATGAGCACTAGAAGAAATGGATTATTGGCATTGCTGGGCCTTGGGGCACTCGCTTTCTGGAAATACAAAAACTCTACACCGGAAGAGCAGCAGGCGGTTAAGGATAAATTTAACACAGCTAAGGACAACTTAGGAAAGTTGGGGAATGATTTGAAGAGCAAAGCTTCCGACATGGCATCTCAGGTACAGAGCAAAGCCGGTGAATTTGCCAACAAAGCCGAAAATAAAGCCGAAGAAGTAAGGTCTGATGTAAACAGCAGCAATCTTTAACAACTTTTTTCAGAGAAATCACAAACTGCCTTCATTTTGAAGGCAGTTTTTTTATGGCTGTCAGTGAAAAAACATGGGGAACTTTGTGCCCAAACTGCGGAATTCTGTATTTGCCGGGCTCAAATTCTTCATTGTGTCTGAAGCAGGGATAGGGTGTCCAGTCATATTCCTGAAAGGAAGTAATTTGAAGTCCATTGGAAAGAAGCGCAGTTAAAACTTCTGAGGTGGGATGATTCCACGTAACGGATTTCTGATGAAGGTCTGCTGACTGATCCGCGTAGGTTCCCTGCTCCTCTTCCTCAATTGTTTCCTCATTAAAATAACTGTATTTGATGTGCGTGAAATTTTCATCAAACATCCAGATAATAGGATGGAACTCTACAAAGATCAGTTTACCGCCTGGTTTAAGGAAATGGCAAATAACGCCTGCCCATTTGTCAAGATCAGGTAACCAACCAATAGTTCCGTAGCTGGTATATACGATATCAAATTTCCCGCTCAGTACATCTGGTAGCTCATATAAATCTGAAGTTATAAATTCCGTGTTGACTCCTGCTTTTATTGAGAGGTCGCGTGCAGCTTCAATTGCCTTGTCCGAAAGATCGGCTCCTGTAACATGCGCACCCATGCGGGAAAGTGAGATAGAGTCCTGCCCGAAATGGCATTGTAGATGAAGAATCTCCTTTTCTTTCACCTCTCCTAAAATTTCAAGCTCTATTGAATTGAGCGAGGTCCGACCTGCCAGGAATTCATCAACAAAATAAAAGTCTGATTTTAGATGATGCTCCACCTTAGCATTCCAGGCGTCCCGGTTGATATTGAGATAATTATCCATATATAATGCTGTTATTCTTCCGCCATCAACGGCAATCTGCTATAAAATCCGTTACTTCCAGCTAAAAAATTCCTGAAGCGCAACAGTATGCTGCTCCCCGGTCTTCAGATCTTTAACAGTAATTCTGCTGCCGGCAATTTCTTCGCCACCAAAGAAAACCAGCTTTGGAATACCTTTCTTTTCAGCGTATGTAAATTGTTTTTTAAGTTTGGCAGTCTCAGGGTAAAGCTCAGCGGATATACCTTTGATCCGAAGTTGGGCAATTACTTTTAAAGCCTCCAACGCCTCTGTCTCACCATAGTTGGCAAACAGATACTGTACACCTGTATTTTCATCTTCCTCAAAGAGGCCCAATTCCTCCATCACCAGATAAATGCGGTCCAGACCGAACGAAATACCTATGCCCGGAATATTTTTTACGCCAAAAACTTCTGTGAGGTTATCATATCTGCCACCACCGCCAATGGAGCCCATCTCCACACCTTTAGCTTTTACTTCGAAAATTGCACCAGTATAATAATCAAGCCCACGGGCGAGGGTTATGTCGAATTTTAACTGTGCTGAGGAAATACCTAGCTCAAAGCATCTGGTAAGGACAAATTCCAGTTCTTCCACACCTTTAAGTCCCGATTCAATTCCCTCAAATTTTGTCTTTAGTTGCTGAACATTCTCCAAAGCATGATCACCTTGAGTGAACAGGAAATCAAGTTTATCAATCGAAGCCTGACTGATATTTTTCTGTACGAGCTCTTTTACAACTCCCTCCTTCCCTATTTTGTCCAGTTTATC belongs to Chryseobacterium sp. and includes:
- a CDS encoding YtxH domain-containing protein; its protein translation is MSTRRNGLLALLGLGALAFWKYKNSTPEEQQAVKDKFNTAKDNLGKLGNDLKSKASDMASQVQSKAGEFANKAENKAEEVRSDVNSSNL
- a CDS encoding class I SAM-dependent methyltransferase, whose translation is MDNYLNINRDAWNAKVEHHLKSDFYFVDEFLAGRTSLNSIELEILGEVKEKEILHLQCHFGQDSISLSRMGAHVTGADLSDKAIEAARDLSIKAGVNTEFITSDLYELPDVLSGKFDIVYTSYGTIGWLPDLDKWAGVICHFLKPGGKLIFVEFHPIIWMFDENFTHIKYSYFNEETIEEEEQGTYADQSADLHQKSVTWNHPTSEVLTALLSNGLQITSFQEYDWTPYPCFRHNEEFEPGKYRIPQFGHKVPHVFSLTAIKKLPSK
- the hisS gene encoding histidine--tRNA ligase — encoded protein: MKPSLAKGTRDFSAGEVIRRRQIINTLQKNFELFGFQPLETPSFENLSTLTGKYGEEGDRLIFKILNSGDYASKTKEEDWSTKNSQKLISQISEKALRYDLTVPFARYVAMNHGQMVFPFKRYQIQPVWRADRPQKGRFREFYQCDADVVGSESLWQEVELVQLYLKSFSELRIPVTIHLNNRKILTGLAEYAGIADQLIDFTVALDKLDKIGKEGVVKELVQKNISQASIDKLDFLFTQGDHALENVQQLKTKFEGIESGLKGVEELEFVLTRCFELGISSAQLKFDITLARGLDYYTGAIFEVKAKGVEMGSIGGGGRYDNLTEVFGVKNIPGIGISFGLDRIYLVMEELGLFEEDENTGVQYLFANYGETEALEALKVIAQLRIKGISAELYPETAKLKKQFTYAEKKGIPKLVFFGGEEIAGSRITVKDLKTGEQHTVALQEFFSWK